The Cycloclasticus sp. genomic sequence TCATACCGAAAATATCTCTTGATAGTCGTTAGCAGAAAAACCAAGTTTAAGGGCTTCTCCGGTATCAAGGATAGGGCGCTTAATAATGGCGGGGTTGTCTAACATAAGCGAAACAGCACTTTGTTGGTTAATAGACTCTTTAACTGTGTCATCAAGCTTGCGCCAAGTAGTGCCGCGTTTGTTAACCATCTGTTCCCAACCGAGAGCACTTTCAAGTGTATTTAATAGTGACTCGGTTAGGCCGTCTTGCCGATAGTCGTGGAAAACAAACTCGACACCATTATCATTAAGCCATTTTTTGGCTTTTTTAATGGTGTCGCAGTTTTTAATACCGTACATAACAACAGGCATATTAGTCTCTTAGTAATTCGTTTAAACCCGTTTTGCTACGTGTTTTTGCGTCTACTGTTTTGATGATAATCGCCGCGTATAAACTGTGTGTACCATCTTTAGACGGTAAATTACCGGGAACAACAACAGAATAAGCGGGTACACGGCCATACGTGGTTTCACCGGTCATACGGTTGTAAATCTTGGTGCTTTGGCCAATGTAGACACCCATTGAAATAACAGAGCCTTCTTCGACGATAACGCCTTCTACGATTTCTGAACGCGCGCCGATGAAGCAGTTGTCTTCAATAATCGTTGGGCCGGCTTGAAGCGGTTCAAGTACGCCACCGATGCCAACACCGCCTGAAAGGTGAACGTTTTTACCAATTTGAGCACATGAGCCGACGGTTGCCCAACCATCTACCATTGTGCCGCTGTCGACGTAAGCGCCAATATTAACAAAAGAAGGCATGAGAACTACGTTAGGGGCAATGAAGGAACCTGCGCGAACGACAGAACCTGGCACTGCGCGCATGCCACCTTTTTTGAAGTCATCTTCTGAATAGTTTGCGAATTTAGTTTCAACTTTGTCGTAGTAACCGTTTACATCGCCTTCCATGACGCGGTTATCGTTGATTTTAAACGACAGTAGAACAGCTTTCTTTAGCCATTGATTTACCACCCAATCGCCGTCTTTCTTCTCAGCAACACGTCCTTCACCACTGTCTAGCAAGGCAAGAGATTGCTCAACGGCGTTACGAATTTCAGTTGAAACGGTTTTAGAGTCGAAATCAGCGCGGTTTTCGAAGGCCTCATTAATGATGTTTTCTAGGTTTTGCATGTGTTTATCCTGTTATGTTTAAGTTTTTTAAAGTGTTTGTATGAACTGTTTGATTCTTTGTGCGGCTTCTAGGCATTCGTCAACCGGTGCTACAAGCGCCATGCGTACATGGTTTAAGCCAGGGTTGCCGCTTGCTGTGTCTCGTGCGAGGTATTGCCCAGGCAGTACCGTAA encodes the following:
- the dapD gene encoding 2,3,4,5-tetrahydropyridine-2,6-dicarboxylate N-succinyltransferase, whose product is MQNLENIINEAFENRADFDSKTVSTEIRNAVEQSLALLDSGEGRVAEKKDGDWVVNQWLKKAVLLSFKINDNRVMEGDVNGYYDKVETKFANYSEDDFKKGGMRAVPGSVVRAGSFIAPNVVLMPSFVNIGAYVDSGTMVDGWATVGSCAQIGKNVHLSGGVGIGGVLEPLQAGPTIIEDNCFIGARSEIVEGVIVEEGSVISMGVYIGQSTKIYNRMTGETTYGRVPAYSVVVPGNLPSKDGTHSLYAAIIIKTVDAKTRSKTGLNELLRD
- a CDS encoding ArsC family reductase → MPVVMYGIKNCDTIKKAKKWLNDNGVEFVFHDYRQDGLTESLLNTLESALGWEQMVNKRGTTWRKLDDTVKESINQQSAVSLMLDNPAIIKRPILDTGEALKLGFSANDYQEIFSV